gaaaacagcatggaggttcctcaaaatgttgaaaatagaactaccctatgacccagcaattgcactactgggtatttaccctaaagatacaaacgcagtgatccgaaggggcacgtgtacccagatgtttatagcagcaatgtctacaatagtcaaactatggaaagaacctagatgtccatcaacagatgaatggatcaagaagatgtggtatatatacacaatggaatactatgcagccatcaaaagaaatgaaatcttgccatttgcaatgatgtggatggaactagatggtatcatgcttagtgaaataagtcaatcggagaaagacaactatcatatgatctccctgatatgaggatgtggagatgcaacatggggggttaggggggataggagaagaataaatgaaacaagatgggtttgggagggagacaaactataaatgactcttaatctcacaaaacaaactaggggttgctggggggaggtggggttgggagagggggagggggttatggacattggagagggtatgtgctatcatgagtgctgtgaagtgtgtaaacctggcgattcacagacctgtacccctggggataaaaatacattatatgtttataaaaaaaaattggaaggggaagcgaaacataagagattatggactctgaaaaataacctgtgggttttgaaggggcgggggtgggaggttgggggaacaaggtggtgggtcatagggagggcacgtattgcaaggaggactgggtgttgtgcaaaaacgatgaataccattatgctgaaaaaaataaataaatttatattaaaataaactttattccaAATAAGATTTCTCTTGATGAATCTTAGGATAATTTTGGATTCCCTGACtgtacttatctttttttttatttgacagacagagaccagaagtaggcagagaagcaggcagagagagaggaggaagcaggttccctgctgagcagagagcccaatgtggggctcgatcccaggaccctgggatcatgacctgagccaaaggcagaggtttttacccactgagctacccaggcgcccctgtacttatCTTCATCATAGCTCAGATGAACAGTTCTAAACAAAACCTACACCTAGGTCCTTTGGCTGGTAGGGAAGTAGCATAAACTGAGACCAAGAAGACACACTACCCAAAGACTTTGATTCTGCATAGAGACTAACTTCAGATTCTGTGTTCAGAAAGCATACCTTTAAAACAGATAGAAAAGCATCTGTGATGgttgattttatgtgtcaacttgactgaaCTAAGGGGTGCTCAGACTAAACATTATTTCAGAGTATGTCTACAAGGATGTTTccagatgagattagcatttgaatgaGTGGACTCAGTAGACTGCCACAATGTGGATAGACATCATCCAATCAGTTGAGGACCTGAATAGAACCAACAAGTAGAGGAAAGAGGAATTCACCGCTCTTTGctttctgtctgcctgcttgaGCTGGGATATCAGTCTTCTTCTGCCCTTAGAATGGGATTTATGCCATCAGCTTCCTGGTTCTCgggccttcagactcagactggTATTACACCACTGACTTTCCTTGTTCTCTAGTttgcagatggcagatcatgGCACTTTTCAGCTTTAATTATAGTGTGAGGACAATATTATTTCATGATTGTGAAGACACACCAGGTATTATTAGATCATATCACATACTGACATATATGAATAAAtaggagattttatatatatgttatatatatatatatatggagagagagagataaagatttTATAATATGTTTAACAGACTATATGTAGACagattatgtatatatgtttttatatatgtatgtttaatgtgtgtatgtatgtttaaaaacatataaCATATGAAACGTACATAAACATATATGTTGTAATCTGTTTCTCTGGGAAACCCTAACACAGCATCCAAAGGATAATAGTCTTAGAACTTCAATAGAACCATCTCttgagccaggattcaaattgTGATTCTGATCCTGGGGGAAGGAAAAAGTAGGCAGGAGCATCAGACAGTGTAACCAGATCCTTCGGTATGAGGACTGATCTAATTCCAGGCTTCACAAAGCTGGTCAGAGGTATTCAGGAGGTGCAGACAGACACTATTAATAAATACCTTGACTCTAACAAAATTGACTCAGTACTGCAGCAGTTTTAATATGACCATACATTCAAATAGGAAGAGCGAGTAGAAACAGAGGCAAGATGCTAATAATCTTTACTTATTTCAAAAGAATACATCATTGACAACATAGCTTCTACTGGGTTCCGTGGCTTCAAATAAGTATTTCCATATATCCCAATATCCCTCTTTATCTCACCATGTACACTTCCCTTCTGCTCTTGTCCTTTGAGTACCTCCCCCTCTCAATTATCAACCTGAATACTGTACACCTCACTCTACTACCCACCCACATTCACATACCCAACAGCTGTCAGATTAGAAGGGAGAGAATTTGAATTTTTCCATCATGTCAAGAGTTATTCAGTAAGGTATTCCAGCAACAGAGGGCCACATATAAACATCACCTACACACTTTGTAATACCCTAATTGAACTCTTACTACTTAAAAGTATTCTGTCTTAAAAGCTACATTCCTTTCAGAAGTTGGAGAAAGATCTCTAGGATTGAagaatcctttttaaaagaatatttttaacagGCTAAGACCATCAGCAGATCCAAAATAGAATCAGCATCTACTTCAACACAGACTAGTAAAAATCTCTGTGACCAAACACAACCTGCAAAGGTACAAATGTAATGAATGAAGTAAAGCATCTCCTGAATTATAAAGGACTAGAAGGAAGTTTCTAAAGGTCATTTTTTTAGTCCAGGAAGTattaggaaaacaaaggaaaaaaatattgtgtaaaaaaataaaatacctacagCATGAGTTTCACTAATGAAGTGAATTCTTAAATGTGCTGCAAGTAAATTGAACTCCTGAAAACTAAACTCTACCTTTCTTCACTTACCTCTCCAAGGTGTTTTCTCTTATTGTAAATGAATATCCCTGAGCATTTagttttaacactttttttcccTATGGTTTTACTCTCCCCTTTGGTCTTTTTCTCAAGTACGTATGATCTAACaagaaaaaatgtattaagaaagCTCTATGCTTAAAAGAGCTAGGCATTATTTGGTTAaccaaataatcattttttaagtaGTAATGATTTTATCATGAGAATAATATTTCCCTAATTTATATGTTTCCTTAGGTCAGATTAGTATAGTATAGTTTCCTCAAGGAAAACCTATCTAAGTATAATAACTGAAGCAATAGCATGAGGTCCTGAAAGAAAAGAGTCTCCTTTTAAGGCATCCcacacaaacatataaataaaagagaagtagaaatacatgcacatgtcttttcctttcccatttcattAGCAATACCTTACTGATCCTATGTCCCTGTTACTCAGGATGCTGCTATCTTTTGtagtaaataagaaataatggaATATGATAATCAGATTAAACTGACCCTTAATgatgtatttgtgtgtttttatgttACATAATGTTTTCACCCAGttgaaatacatatttctttggCAAGAGCCTTAAAGTGGGATATTTAGGGTATGATTCTGATCATGGGAATTACCCTCAGGCAGGCAATAAGGGAAAGCCCTTTAGACTGAAGAGGATTTCTGATGCCTTTACATCACCTATCAATTCTACTTAATGTGAAAAGCCAACCTTTCTCACAGATTGCACCATTCCCCAAATTTAGCCATCAATATCCACCTTCTCAATTCTATATTCATGAATTATCAGTACTGTGATTTTCCATTCATTATGTATTAGCAGTACTATTATTTACTCAATATTTTTCCTCTAGTCTCAGCAAtctgacaacaacaacaacaaagagcatccaaatcagcaaggaggaagtcaaactttcactatttgcagataacatgatatgctatgtagaaaacccagaagactccaccaaaacatAATTAGAACTGACACACGAATTCAGCAgtcaaaggatataaaatcaatgtacagaaatcggttgcatttctatataccaataatgaagaagcagaaaaagaaatcaaggaatcgatcccatttacaattggaccaaaagctataagatacttaggaataaacctaaccaaagatgtaaaaaatctgtactctgaaaactatagaacacttataaaagaaattgaagaagacaaaaagaaatggaaacattccatgctgatggattggaagaacaaatgttaaaatgtctataatacccaaagcaatgtacacatttaatgctatccctttcaaaataccacgaagatttttcacagagctagaacaagcaatcctaaaatttgtatggaagcacaaaagaccccgaatagccaaagcaatcttgaaaaagaagaacaaagctagaggcatcccAATTCTAGACTTTAAATTAACCTTTATTTAAATATCTACTTTAGTCTCACTCTATgccataatatatataaaatcatgggTCTTTGTGTTAGCTATATGAACTCTTTTAGGTAGTACACAgatggaaatttttatttcaatatttatgggtttattttaatgtacaaatagtgaaataaaaatgtttatctgcATACTACCTAAAGGAATTTAATATACTAGTAGTGGCATATTtaccacactttaaaaaacaagttcGGAAAACTAGGCCAGccccaacattttaaaaatcatgagatTTCATCAAAGATAAATATCCAAATGCCAAAAAAATGTGTACAGTTcaaaaagatctttaaaactgTTTCTCCACACCCAGGATCAGCAACAGTGACACTGTAAAGCCAAGCCCTGATATTCTACTGCAAAATGTCAGCAATGATGGACCAGGCTTCTCTGAAAGCTCCAGAACCCCCAACTACTGGGGTTAGCCAAGTGTGCCCAGTGCCAAACCCAAACCCCAGCtcatataataaaatttacattaaaagtcAAGGTTTTGGGCCGCCCAGCAGTAGACGCTGTCTCAGTGAGCCGAGCCGCAGATTGCGCGGTGTTGAGTGACCCCGGGCTCGGTCCCCTCTCCCGCCGCCGCCATGGGCTGCACGTTGAGCGCCGAGGACAAGGCGGCGGTGGAGCGGAGCAAGATGATCCACCGCAACTTGCGGGAGGACGGAGAGAAAGCGGCCAAAGAAGTGAAGCTGCTGCTACTCGGTGCTGGAGAATCTGGTAAAAGTACCATCGTGAAACAGATGAAAATCATTCATGAGAATGGCTAttcagaagaagaatgtaaaCAATATAAAGTAGTTGTCTACAGCAATACTATACAGTCCATCATTGCAATCATAAGAGCTATGGGACGGCTAAAGATTGATTTTGGGGAAGCTGCCAGAGCAGATGATGCCCGGCAATTATTTGTTTTGGCTGGCAGTGCTGAAGAAGGAGTCATGACTCCAGAACTAGCAGGAGTGATTAAACGGTTATGGCGAGACGGTGGGGTGCAAGCTTGCTTCAGCAGATCCAGGGAGTATCAGCTCAATGATTCTGCTTCATATTACCTAAATGATTTGGATAGAATATCCCAAACCAACTACATTCCAACTCAGCAAGATGTCCTGCGGACAAGAGTAAAGACCACAGGCATTGTGGAAACGCATTTCACCTTCAAAGACCTGTACTTCAAGATGTTTGATGTAGGTGGCCAAAGATCAGAACGAAAAAAGTGGATTCACTGTTTTGAGGGAGTGACAGCAATTATCTTCTGTGTGGCCCTCAGTGATTATGACCTTGTTCTGGCTGAGGATGAGGAGATGAACCGAATGCATGAAAGCATGAAACTGTTTGACAGCATTTGTAACAACAAATGGTTTACAGACACTTCAATCATTCTCTTCCTCAACAAGAAAGAcctttttgaggaaaaaataaagaggagtCCATTAACTATCTGTTATCCAGAATACACGGGTTCCAATACATATGAAGAAGCAGCTGCTTATATTCAGTGCCAGTTTGAAGATCTGAACAGAAGAAAAGATACCAAGGAGATCTATACCCACTTCACCTGTGCCACAGACACCAAGAATGTGCAGTTTGTTTTTGATGCTGTTACAGATGTCATCACTAAAAACAACTTAAAGGAATGTGGACTTTACTGAAGAGAGGTGGATGTTAATAAAAGTTATTACAGTGTGGAGTGTTGAGACCAGACTTCTTTTGCTGTCTCATTGGGCAGCTACAAGCATGAACGGGACCAGGGAATGGCAGCAGCATGCAGAATCTTAGCACTCTTTAGCACAATCTTCTGTATTAGGGAACTCTTAATTGACACGAGATGCTAAAGTCAGACATTGGAATTGGAACAGCTGTAAAGTATGATTTGATCATCAAGACATCACTTGGATTTCATAATCTCAAATGTTTAGGGCTGATGTGAAGTTGAGGTGCTGCATTCCAGAACTTTAATAtgtagcttattctttttttccttcttaacagaccaccagtagttcatttttaaaggtttgttttttttccatcgAGAGAATCACGTgactaaattttatttgtttgcaaaAGAATCTTTATTAAAACACAGTCTTAACTATGCACATGATGTGGCCAGATCAtcttaaaaattttcctcttagTAGGAactctttgtttttaacttttggtaTGGTCAGAGCATAATATTTCCATAATTACTTAATTCTTTACGGTTATTGGGACTATGATTATAGCTTTTTTGGATGAAATTTACGTTACTCTCCTGTTCAAAGTACCATTATGGTTTCTAAATGGTAATTACACTGGAGAGTTCTGTAATAAGATTCTAGCTCTCTAACTTTTGTTTAAGCTTATGGTTTAAGGTTAACCTGGTTTATGCTGATTACCAAATTATTAGGTAAATGCTGATGTAGTATGTAAAGTTAACTTCTTGGATACAGACACAGCCAGGGCAGCTGTTGATTAGAAATGCGAATTGCTAAATTCcaaacagaaacagtgactttgcTGCTACAGATCTACTAAATTGACCACTTTGGTTCTTGCTTGTTTGTCTCAGTCATAGGGAGTTCTGTAAAAAAAGATGCCCCTTGTTTTCCATCTTCTATGGCCTTTTCTGTTGGGAAACATCTAAAGTGTATTAACAATGCATGCTTTTACTTTGTAAATGTGGTGCCAAATCCCTGTTTGCCATTGTTTTTATTGTAGCAATGTTAATTGTTAGTAATCCTTAGTCAGTACCTTCTTTTGCCGAAACTATTTGCATTTTGGGACTTTTTCCACAATGTTATGTGTACAGATTTTAATCTGTTATAGTTGGCAGCAGTATTAAAATGGTGAGTAAAGAGTCCAGGTTTGTTCCTGTTTGTAACTAGTcctttctggaaatattttcttctgtttctttttgtcccCACTGAATGTGCTTTGGCCTTTGTCTGAGAATGGGGTTTAGGTAGAGGGTTCCCTGAAGGGCTAGTGTTTTGGTGTAATGGTATTGTTGAAGCTTGGTCTGACTGAGGGTCTTATGTCCTATCTGTATAAGTGATGTGCAGTCATAATCCATTTTCCAGGTTTACATTTTGGTTTTGTGGAGAGCTTTTTCACCTCAGCCTGCAGGTCCTTTTGTATAATGTACAGCAAATGTCCTTAAATACTGAGTGGGCCTTTGGGGGAAGGCAGATAAAAAGAATGCATTTTGAGCATTCCAGATAAGCAGTTTGAGCAGTGCCTTTTGGGGTCCAGTCTTTTTGGATTGGATTCTGTGTCATCTTTTGATGTAATCTTTTActagtttaaaacaaaacaaaaagattggTGATCATCAAAACTGGTTCAGAAAAGCAAGTGACAGCAGTTCAGTGCctttattgaaatttttttcttactctttttggAAAAGTATAACTATACAGATGATATAACTGTTATTAtctaaacagttttttttttttgggttgggaaaactggatctAAAAGAAAATGATCAGCTTCAATTGGTGATGATTAACTTATGCCCACATAATCTGATAGTCCTtgtgcattttgaatatatcttttCCTCACTGTATTCTGTGATATAGGATCATCTGGAAATGAGCATTGGTGGAATATTGTTTTAACTGTAGTCTTTCTACAGTCAGAGCTAATGGGATGATATTGTTGATAAtccaaaataacaaataatctaAGTAAGTTAATTATACTTTGAAATGcactttgtattttcatttgaatatgTCTGTCTGATATGTTCATTTTTTAGCTTTTCTGTTAATGAAAAATGGTAGTTCTCCACTTTTCTGCTTTTATACCATTTTACCTTTGTTCTATATTTACATGAAGATCACCTCCTACCCTACCATTCCATGTAACTTATTTAAATGCACGTTCCTTGAGGACACAGGCACCAGAGTTcaagtcagtggttttcaaatacGCCTTAAGTCAGAATCATCAGGATCCATCTCAGTGATTAACTCTTGGCTGGTGGGCTAgtgatctataatttttaaaaggtgattctGATCATTGCCTTTGCAAATCActgttgttattttgaaataaagatcTTTTCTAATAGCAGAGCCAGAGTGCGGGGATGAAACATCATGTGTATTAGCCTGGAGAAAAAGGATTGATACTTgtaatcaaagaaacaaaaagttgcCTTGTATCTTTTCTGTGGAGAATGCTGGAGGTTTGTGATGGACCGCATTTTAGTA
This region of Meles meles chromosome X, mMelMel3.1 paternal haplotype, whole genome shotgun sequence genomic DNA includes:
- the LOC123935469 gene encoding guanine nucleotide-binding protein G(i) subunit alpha-3-like; protein product: MGCTLSAEDKAAVERSKMIHRNLREDGEKAAKEVKLLLLGAGESGKSTIVKQMKIIHENGYSEEECKQYKVVVYSNTIQSIIAIIRAMGRLKIDFGEAARADDARQLFVLAGSAEEGVMTPELAGVIKRLWRDGGVQACFSRSREYQLNDSASYYLNDLDRISQTNYIPTQQDVLRTRVKTTGIVETHFTFKDLYFKMFDVGGQRSERKKWIHCFEGVTAIIFCVALSDYDLVLAEDEEMNRMHESMKLFDSICNNKWFTDTSIILFLNKKDLFEEKIKRSPLTICYPEYTGSNTYEEAAAYIQCQFEDLNRRKDTKEIYTHFTCATDTKNVQFVFDAVTDVITKNNLKECGLY